From Alteromonas australica, one genomic window encodes:
- the ampD gene encoding 1,6-anhydro-N-acetylmuramyl-L-alanine amidase AmpD, producing the protein MVLYDNATQIKSTHYDARPNADDVSLLVIHNISLPPGEFATSGIRDLFTGQLNPHAHPFFKEIAHIRVSAHCVIYRTGVIEQFVPFDARAWHAGISSFQGRQRCNDYSIGIELEGTDTLPYTDAQYLALENLSKFIILRYPRITIGRIVGHNDIAPGRKTDPGYEFDWPRFRQSLFTVEP; encoded by the coding sequence ATGGTGCTATACGACAACGCCACGCAAATTAAAAGCACACACTACGATGCGCGACCCAACGCCGATGATGTGAGCTTATTGGTCATTCATAATATTTCTCTTCCTCCTGGCGAGTTCGCCACTTCTGGTATTCGAGATTTATTCACCGGTCAGTTAAACCCCCATGCTCACCCCTTTTTTAAAGAGATTGCTCACATCCGTGTGTCGGCGCACTGCGTTATCTACCGAACAGGCGTGATTGAGCAATTCGTGCCTTTTGATGCGCGGGCTTGGCATGCGGGCATTTCATCATTTCAGGGGCGACAGCGCTGTAACGATTATTCTATTGGTATCGAACTTGAGGGAACTGATACCTTGCCTTACACAGACGCTCAGTACTTAGCGCTAGAGAACCTCTCTAAATTTATCATTCTGCGCTATCCTCGGATCACTATCGGGCGTATTGTGGGTCATAATGATATTGCACCAGGGCGAAAAACCGACCCAGGATACGAATTCGATTGGCCAAGGTTTCGACAAAGCCTTTTTACTGTTGAGCCCTAA
- a CDS encoding retropepsin-like aspartic protease family protein, protein MNNEHQDTRSAGKWMVALAWICGLGLLVFVFSDLLEKQVNPNTEPASQRIGTQTEVRLKQNRQGHYVTSGYINGEEVVFLVDTGATDVAVPAHLASKLQLQAGREGLASTANGVVRVAESRINTLRIGDIVVHNVKANLNPGMQDDHILLGMSVLKQLEFTQRGEWLILRTL, encoded by the coding sequence ATGAACAACGAACACCAGGATACCCGTTCAGCGGGTAAGTGGATGGTAGCCCTTGCATGGATTTGCGGCCTTGGCCTTCTGGTCTTTGTTTTTTCGGATTTACTGGAAAAACAAGTTAACCCAAATACCGAACCAGCCTCTCAACGGATTGGCACTCAGACAGAAGTTCGCTTAAAGCAAAATAGGCAAGGACACTATGTTACTAGCGGCTACATCAATGGCGAAGAAGTTGTATTTTTAGTAGATACTGGGGCTACGGACGTCGCCGTGCCTGCGCACCTTGCGTCGAAATTACAATTGCAGGCGGGCCGAGAAGGACTGGCAAGCACGGCCAATGGCGTGGTACGGGTGGCCGAATCTCGAATTAACACCTTGCGTATTGGCGACATTGTTGTGCATAACGTTAAGGCCAATTTAAACCCAGGTATGCAAGACGACCATATTCTTTTAGGCATGAGTGTTTTAAAGCAATTAGAGTTTACTCAGCGCGGAGAATGGTTAATATTGCGTACCCTTTGA
- a CDS encoding type II secretion system F family protein: MAKAATTYTWQGKDRRGNSRKGEISAISLAEAKNLLRRQGISANKVKKLATPLFGRGAQKIVAADISVMSRQIATMLGAGVTLIQSLDMIAQGHAKASMRKLLHEISNEVKSGNPLSGALRKHPDYFDDLYCDLVYTGEQSGALETIYDRIATYKEKAEALKSKIKKAMLYPIAVVVVAFVVTTILLIFVVPQFEDIFSSFGAELPAFTQFVLAISRFVQDYGFVMAIAAVGAGMLFVRAHKKSQSLRDNVDKAILKAPVVGEILKKASIARFTRTLATTFSAGVPLIGALESAAGASGNAVFRDAILFMRKEVAGGMQMHTAMRATNVFPDMVTQMVAIGEESGAVDSMLSKIATIYEAEVDDMVDGLTSLLEPIIMAVLGVVIGGLIVAMYLPIFEMGNVV; encoded by the coding sequence ATGGCGAAGGCAGCAACCACCTATACTTGGCAAGGCAAAGATCGCCGAGGTAACAGCAGAAAAGGCGAAATTTCTGCTATTAGCCTTGCCGAAGCTAAAAACCTTTTGCGACGCCAGGGCATTTCTGCCAATAAAGTGAAAAAGCTGGCTACACCGCTATTTGGCAGAGGCGCACAAAAGATAGTAGCTGCCGATATTTCTGTGATGTCGCGGCAAATTGCCACCATGTTAGGGGCCGGTGTTACCCTAATTCAATCATTAGACATGATAGCGCAAGGCCATGCTAAAGCGTCTATGCGTAAGCTGCTTCACGAAATATCTAACGAAGTTAAATCGGGAAACCCTTTGTCTGGCGCGTTACGTAAACACCCTGATTATTTCGATGATCTATACTGTGATTTGGTTTACACAGGGGAGCAATCGGGTGCCCTTGAAACCATTTACGACCGTATAGCCACTTATAAAGAAAAGGCCGAAGCCCTTAAATCAAAAATAAAAAAAGCCATGCTTTACCCCATCGCGGTGGTAGTGGTTGCATTTGTGGTAACCACCATTCTTTTAATATTTGTGGTGCCACAATTTGAAGATATTTTCAGTAGCTTTGGTGCAGAGTTGCCTGCCTTTACCCAATTCGTATTAGCCATTTCCCGTTTTGTGCAAGATTATGGATTCGTGATGGCCATTGCTGCGGTAGGCGCAGGCATGCTATTTGTGCGTGCCCATAAAAAAAGCCAATCCCTAAGAGACAATGTAGATAAGGCCATTCTCAAAGCCCCCGTAGTGGGCGAAATACTGAAAAAGGCCAGCATTGCGCGTTTTACCCGAACCTTGGCCACCACCTTTTCTGCTGGTGTTCCACTGATTGGCGCATTAGAGTCTGCCGCAGGCGCTTCAGGTAATGCGGTATTTCGCGATGCCATTTTATTTATGCGCAAAGAGGTAGCGGGCGGCATGCAGATGCATACTGCCATGCGCGCCACCAATGTATTCCCCGATATGGTGACGCAAATGGTGGCGATTGGCGAGGAGTCTGGCGCGGTAGATAGCATGCTTAGCAAAATAGCCACTATTTATGAGGCTGAAGTCGACGATATGGTTGATGGACTAACAAGTTTACTTGAGCCTATTATTATGGCGGTGCTGGGTGTCGTTATTGGGGGCTTAATTGTGGCCATGTACCTGCCTATATTTGAAATGGGTAATGTAGTGTGA
- a CDS encoding pilin, which translates to MKNMNASNQKGFTLIELMIVVAIIGILAAIALPSYLNYTEKASFTEVTNSTAAAKTAVEICAQTTGALANCDGGSNGVPSDIDNSSDTSLVGLTTANGVITATASGDSGIEDDSGNAATYVLTPTLANGRVTWAAACTPATLC; encoded by the coding sequence ATGAAAAACATGAATGCGTCAAATCAAAAAGGTTTCACTCTAATCGAACTTATGATTGTGGTTGCTATTATCGGTATTCTTGCCGCTATTGCTCTGCCTTCATATTTAAACTACACAGAGAAAGCCAGCTTCACTGAAGTGACTAACTCAACCGCAGCAGCGAAAACAGCGGTAGAGATTTGCGCACAAACCACCGGTGCCTTGGCCAACTGTGACGGCGGCTCAAACGGTGTTCCATCTGATATTGATAACTCGTCTGATACTAGCCTTGTTGGCCTAACTACCGCTAACGGCGTTATCACAGCGACCGCTTCTGGTGATTCAGGTATCGAAGATGATTCAGGTAACGCAGCAACTTACGTGCTAACGCCGACTTTGGCAAATGGCCGTGTAACTTGGGCTGCAGCATGTACCCCAGCCACACTATGTTAA
- the nadC gene encoding carboxylating nicotinate-nucleotide diphosphorylase: protein MTSPDIQAIREQVSQALIEDLGGELNAANDITANLIDADTQATATIITREPCVVCGVAWVNQAFALVDPNVSVTWHVNDGDKVDGDTVLVSLSGSARAILTAERTALNFLQTLSGTATTTAFYAHILSDSETKILDTRKTLPGLRMAQKYAVRCGGGQNHRIGLFDAFLIKENHIFSCGGIRPAIQRAKAMMPGAPVEVEVESIDELKLALEAGADIIMLDNFTNEQIQESVALTNKRSKLEVSGNITDERLASLSKLGVDYISSGALTKHVQAIDLSLRINIDSDK, encoded by the coding sequence ATGACATCACCCGATATACAGGCAATTCGCGAACAGGTTTCGCAAGCGCTTATTGAAGATTTAGGCGGCGAGTTAAACGCCGCGAATGATATTACCGCTAACCTTATTGATGCTGACACTCAAGCCACCGCAACAATTATTACCAGAGAACCCTGTGTGGTGTGTGGCGTCGCGTGGGTAAACCAAGCTTTTGCCCTTGTCGACCCTAATGTGTCTGTCACTTGGCATGTGAATGACGGCGACAAGGTGGATGGCGATACAGTACTTGTTAGCTTATCTGGGTCGGCGCGCGCCATTTTAACGGCAGAGCGTACGGCGCTCAATTTTCTCCAAACCTTGTCAGGCACTGCGACCACCACCGCGTTTTATGCACACATACTCAGTGATAGCGAAACGAAGATCCTCGACACGCGAAAAACCCTGCCTGGACTACGTATGGCGCAAAAATACGCTGTGCGCTGCGGCGGCGGACAAAATCACCGAATAGGGCTTTTTGACGCATTTTTGATAAAAGAAAATCACATTTTTTCTTGCGGAGGTATTCGCCCTGCCATTCAACGTGCTAAGGCGATGATGCCAGGCGCGCCAGTTGAAGTTGAAGTGGAGTCAATAGACGAACTAAAACTGGCCTTAGAGGCTGGCGCTGACATTATTATGTTAGATAATTTCACTAACGAACAGATCCAAGAGTCAGTAGCGCTCACGAATAAGCGCAGTAAACTGGAAGTGTCTGGAAACATTACCGATGAACGACTTGCTTCGTTAAGTAAATTGGGTGTGGATTACATTTCTTCTGGCGCATTAACCAAACATGTTCAAGCCATAGATCTTTCGCTTCGAATTAATATAGATAGCGATAAATAA
- the pdhR gene encoding pyruvate dehydrogenase complex transcriptional repressor PdhR: protein MRQQRKKLSDVITEQLESMILDGTLLAGQKLPPERELALEFDVSRPSLREAIGNLQARGLVERKQGGGTFVNRNLNAAMKDPLMDLVSQRPETQFDLLEFRHALEGMAAYYAALRGQPEDYEALKQALNELPTPKASESKRAQAEALGQFYIIMARASHNMVLLHVMSTMQSMLVDNIERNFDMLAAHPEAVEDIAKQRREIVEAIAARDPESARQACNTHLAFIEKTLLTINQRDTRVQRALRRLEI from the coding sequence ATGCGTCAGCAGCGAAAAAAACTCTCTGATGTGATTACCGAGCAACTCGAGTCTATGATACTTGACGGTACATTATTGGCAGGGCAAAAGTTGCCACCAGAAAGAGAGTTAGCGCTAGAATTTGACGTGTCTCGTCCTTCATTAAGAGAAGCCATTGGCAATTTACAGGCCCGTGGGCTTGTCGAGCGTAAACAAGGTGGCGGTACCTTCGTAAACCGCAACCTGAACGCGGCGATGAAAGACCCATTGATGGACCTTGTGAGCCAACGCCCTGAAACCCAATTCGATTTACTTGAGTTTCGTCATGCCCTTGAAGGTATGGCGGCATACTACGCGGCGCTACGTGGCCAGCCAGAAGATTACGAAGCGCTAAAGCAAGCGCTTAATGAACTGCCAACGCCTAAAGCCAGTGAAAGTAAGCGGGCTCAGGCTGAAGCCTTAGGGCAGTTTTATATCATTATGGCACGAGCATCACACAATATGGTGCTATTACACGTAATGAGTACCATGCAAAGTATGCTGGTAGACAACATTGAACGAAATTTTGACATGCTGGCAGCGCACCCTGAAGCGGTGGAAGACATTGCTAAGCAGCGTCGCGAAATTGTAGAAGCAATTGCAGCACGTGACCCTGAATCTGCGCGTCAGGCATGTAATACGCATTTGGCGTTTATTGAAAAAACGCTATTAACCATTAATCAGCGTGATACTCGCGTACAGCGTGCGTTACGTCGATTAGAAATTTAG
- the aceF gene encoding pyruvate dehydrogenase complex dihydrolipoyllysine-residue acetyltransferase — translation MSDIQKIIVPDVGGDEVEVIELCVAVGDTIEADEGVVTVESDKASMDIPAPFEGEIVSLSVAVGDKIKEGDVIGEMKAAGGESASEDTASDDAQEAPKQEAPAQEAPKEESKSDAAPAASGSSEVIEVAVPDIGSDDEVDVIDVLVSVGDTIEKEDGLITLETDKATMDVPSTHAGTVKEVLISNGDKVKEGTVVIKLEIAGEGGSSESEAAPAQQEAPAKEESAPQASASSSSETIEVAVPDIGEDGEVDVIDVLVSPGDTVEKEDGLITLETDKATMDVPSTHAGTIKEVFIKAGDKVKQGTLVVKLETSGGEAPAPASEKPAEKPAEAPKKEAPKKEAPKQEASASRSPVPPAPEAKSTGKAHASPSVRRVAREFGVDLTQVKGSGPKNRILKEDVQAYVKAELAKPKTAAASGNAPAGDNVLQIVPVKPVDHSKFGEIEEQKLSRIQKISGPFLHRNWATIPHVTQFDEADITDVEDFRKEQNAYHAKIKSGLKITPLVFVMKAVAKALEKYEVFNSSLSDDGESLIIKKFINIGIAVETPGGLVVPVIRDVNKKGIEELSRELIETSKKAREGKLKAADMQGGTFTISSLGGIGGTAFTPIVNAPEVAILGVSKSEMKPKWNGKEFEPRLMVPLSLSYDHRVIDGAVGARFSTEVAANLTDLRRIIL, via the coding sequence ATGTCAGATATTCAAAAGATTATCGTACCCGATGTAGGCGGTGACGAAGTTGAAGTTATCGAGCTATGTGTTGCCGTAGGCGACACCATTGAGGCAGACGAAGGCGTTGTTACTGTAGAAAGTGACAAAGCGTCGATGGACATCCCGGCACCGTTTGAAGGTGAAATCGTAAGCTTGTCTGTCGCTGTCGGCGATAAGATTAAAGAAGGCGATGTGATTGGTGAGATGAAGGCCGCTGGCGGTGAAAGTGCATCAGAAGACACTGCTTCTGATGATGCGCAAGAAGCGCCGAAGCAAGAAGCTCCTGCTCAAGAAGCCCCTAAAGAAGAAAGCAAGTCAGACGCAGCGCCTGCTGCTTCTGGCTCCAGCGAAGTGATTGAAGTCGCTGTACCTGATATTGGTTCAGATGACGAAGTTGACGTTATCGACGTGTTGGTTTCTGTTGGCGATACCATCGAAAAAGAAGATGGTCTTATTACCCTTGAAACTGATAAAGCTACCATGGACGTACCTTCAACTCACGCGGGTACAGTGAAAGAAGTGCTTATCAGTAATGGCGATAAAGTCAAAGAAGGCACGGTGGTCATTAAGCTAGAAATAGCGGGTGAAGGCGGTTCAAGCGAAAGCGAAGCAGCGCCAGCTCAACAAGAAGCCCCTGCAAAAGAAGAAAGTGCGCCTCAAGCAAGTGCATCTTCAAGCAGTGAAACCATCGAAGTTGCCGTACCTGATATTGGTGAAGACGGCGAAGTTGATGTTATCGATGTGTTGGTTTCGCCAGGCGATACCGTTGAAAAAGAAGACGGCCTTATTACGCTAGAGACCGATAAAGCCACTATGGATGTGCCTTCTACTCACGCGGGTACTATCAAAGAAGTCTTTATTAAAGCAGGCGATAAGGTTAAGCAAGGCACTTTGGTTGTTAAGCTTGAAACCAGTGGCGGTGAGGCACCGGCACCAGCGTCTGAAAAACCTGCGGAAAAGCCAGCTGAAGCGCCTAAGAAAGAAGCGCCTAAGAAAGAAGCGCCTAAGCAAGAGGCGTCTGCGAGTCGCTCTCCTGTGCCTCCAGCGCCAGAAGCGAAAAGTACAGGTAAAGCTCACGCGTCACCTTCGGTACGACGTGTTGCCCGTGAGTTCGGCGTAGACCTAACTCAGGTTAAAGGCTCAGGCCCTAAAAACCGTATTTTGAAAGAAGACGTTCAAGCCTATGTGAAAGCGGAACTGGCTAAGCCTAAAACTGCTGCCGCGTCAGGTAATGCCCCTGCGGGTGACAACGTACTTCAAATTGTGCCGGTTAAACCTGTTGATCACAGCAAGTTTGGTGAAATTGAAGAGCAGAAACTTTCGCGCATTCAGAAAATCTCTGGTCCGTTCTTACACCGTAACTGGGCGACTATTCCCCACGTTACCCAGTTCGACGAAGCCGATATCACAGACGTTGAAGACTTCCGTAAAGAGCAAAATGCTTACCACGCGAAAATTAAGTCTGGTCTTAAGATCACACCACTTGTTTTCGTTATGAAGGCAGTCGCTAAAGCGCTAGAGAAGTACGAAGTGTTTAACTCTTCACTGTCTGATGATGGCGAGAGTTTAATCATTAAGAAGTTCATCAACATTGGTATTGCGGTAGAAACACCGGGAGGCCTTGTTGTTCCTGTTATTCGCGATGTGAATAAGAAAGGTATTGAAGAACTTTCTCGCGAGCTTATCGAAACGTCCAAGAAAGCCCGCGAAGGTAAACTTAAAGCTGCAGACATGCAGGGCGGTACATTTACTATCTCTAGCCTAGGTGGTATCGGCGGTACGGCGTTTACGCCTATTGTAAATGCACCAGAAGTCGCCATATTAGGTGTGTCTAAGTCTGAGATGAAGCCTAAGTGGAATGGTAAAGAGTTCGAGCCGCGCTTAATGGTGCCGCTAAGCCTGTCTTACGACCACCGAGTAATCGATGGTGCGGTAGGTGCAAGATTCTCTACCGAGGTGGCTGCAAACCTAACTGACTTACGCAGAATCATACTTTAA
- the aceE gene encoding pyruvate dehydrogenase (acetyl-transferring), homodimeric type yields MSDMMHQDVDPQETKEWIDALESVLEEEGVERAHYLLEKLIDKARRSGAHLPYDATTAYINTIPAAQEPNMPGDLTIEARIRAAIRWNALMIVLRASKKDLELGGHIGSFASSAMLYDVGFNHFFKAPNENQGGDFIFAQGHISPGIYARSYMEGNLTEEQLNNFRQECAGEGLSSYPHPHLMKDYWQFPTVSMGLGPLQAIYTARFLKYLTNRGIKDCSGQRVYCYMGDGECDEPESLGAIGLASREGLDNLTFVINCNLQRLDGPVRGNGKIIQELEGTFRGAGWEVVKVIWGSYWDELLARDKSGKLIQLMGETVDGEYQNCKAKGGKYTRENFFNKYPETAALVANMSDDDIWRLNRGGHDPVKVFAAYQKAIDTKGRPTVILAKTVKGFGLGASGEAQNVAHNVKKMDVDSIKQFRDRFNIPIADEKIEELPYFKFDEDSEEMKYLRARREALGGYLPSRREQAEEQLEIPELSAFDAILKGSGDRQVSSTMTFVRVLNALLKDKKIGKRIVPIIPDEARTFGMEGLFRQVGIYANEGQKYVPQDADQVAYYREDKKGQVLQEGINELGAMASWVASGTSYSTCNATTIPFYIYYSMFGFQRVGDLAWAAGDSQARGFLLGATAGRTTLNGEGLQHQDGHSHVQANLIPNCITYDPTYGYEVAVIVQDGLRRMYGNNENVFYYLTLMNENYQHPAMPEGDDIAEQIIKGIYKLERVENDKSTLNVQLMGSGTILNEVRKAAQILCEDYNVSSDVYSVTSFNELAREGQDVARYNMLNPEAEQKVPYIGQVITKDAGPAISATDYVKNYSDQVRAFIDTEYRCLGTDGFGRSDSRENLRTHFEVNASYIVVASLYELAQRGDVEKKVVAEAIKRFDINAEKLNPLYA; encoded by the coding sequence ATGTCTGATATGATGCACCAAGATGTAGATCCTCAAGAAACTAAAGAGTGGATTGATGCGCTTGAGTCGGTTTTAGAAGAGGAAGGCGTAGAACGCGCCCATTATTTACTCGAAAAACTTATTGATAAAGCACGTCGCAGCGGAGCGCATCTACCGTATGACGCAACCACTGCCTACATCAATACTATCCCTGCAGCGCAAGAGCCAAACATGCCTGGCGACTTGACCATCGAAGCGCGCATCCGTGCGGCAATTCGTTGGAACGCATTAATGATTGTATTGCGTGCATCGAAAAAAGACCTAGAGCTTGGTGGCCACATTGGTAGCTTCGCATCATCGGCTATGCTTTACGATGTAGGTTTCAACCATTTCTTCAAAGCGCCTAATGAAAACCAAGGCGGCGACTTTATTTTCGCTCAAGGCCATATTTCTCCAGGTATTTACGCCCGTTCATACATGGAAGGCAACTTAACTGAAGAGCAGTTAAATAACTTCCGTCAAGAGTGCGCAGGGGAAGGTTTATCTTCATACCCACACCCTCACTTGATGAAAGATTACTGGCAGTTCCCAACAGTATCTATGGGCTTAGGGCCACTTCAAGCTATCTACACAGCCCGCTTCCTTAAGTACCTAACCAACCGTGGCATTAAAGACTGTTCAGGTCAGCGCGTATACTGCTACATGGGCGACGGTGAGTGTGATGAGCCAGAAAGCTTGGGTGCAATTGGTCTTGCGTCTCGCGAAGGCCTAGACAACCTAACGTTTGTTATCAACTGTAACTTACAGCGCCTTGACGGCCCGGTACGTGGTAACGGCAAAATTATCCAAGAACTTGAAGGCACGTTCCGCGGCGCAGGCTGGGAAGTCGTGAAAGTCATTTGGGGGAGTTACTGGGATGAACTGCTTGCCCGCGATAAATCTGGCAAGCTAATCCAGCTTATGGGTGAAACCGTAGACGGTGAATACCAAAACTGTAAAGCCAAAGGCGGCAAGTACACCCGTGAAAACTTCTTCAACAAGTACCCTGAAACCGCGGCACTTGTAGCCAACATGTCTGACGATGACATCTGGCGCCTAAACCGTGGTGGTCACGACCCAGTTAAAGTATTTGCGGCATACCAAAAAGCCATTGATACGAAAGGTCGCCCAACGGTAATTCTTGCTAAAACCGTTAAAGGTTTTGGCCTTGGTGCATCGGGTGAAGCGCAAAACGTGGCGCACAACGTGAAGAAAATGGACGTTGACTCTATCAAGCAGTTCCGCGACCGTTTCAACATTCCAATCGCCGATGAGAAGATTGAAGAACTACCTTACTTCAAATTTGACGAAGACAGCGAAGAAATGAAATATCTTCGTGCACGTCGTGAAGCACTCGGTGGTTACCTGCCTTCTCGCCGCGAGCAGGCTGAAGAACAGCTTGAAATTCCAGAGCTAAGCGCCTTCGATGCTATCTTGAAAGGTTCAGGCGACCGTCAAGTATCGTCAACCATGACCTTCGTACGTGTACTTAACGCGCTATTGAAAGACAAGAAAATTGGTAAGCGCATTGTGCCAATTATTCCTGATGAAGCCCGTACCTTCGGTATGGAAGGCTTGTTCCGTCAGGTAGGTATTTATGCTAACGAAGGCCAAAAATACGTGCCTCAAGATGCAGACCAAGTGGCTTACTACCGTGAAGACAAGAAAGGTCAGGTACTGCAAGAAGGTATTAACGAATTAGGTGCAATGGCATCATGGGTGGCGTCGGGTACGTCTTACTCAACCTGTAACGCCACCACTATTCCGTTCTATATTTACTACTCAATGTTTGGTTTCCAACGTGTTGGTGACCTTGCATGGGCAGCAGGCGATAGCCAAGCACGCGGTTTCCTACTAGGTGCAACTGCAGGTAGAACCACACTTAACGGTGAAGGTCTACAGCACCAAGACGGCCACTCACATGTTCAGGCGAACCTTATTCCTAACTGTATTACTTACGATCCAACGTACGGTTACGAAGTCGCGGTTATCGTTCAAGACGGTCTGCGTCGTATGTACGGTAACAACGAGAACGTGTTCTACTACCTAACGCTGATGAACGAGAACTATCAGCACCCGGCAATGCCAGAAGGTGACGATATTGCTGAGCAAATCATTAAAGGTATCTATAAGCTAGAGCGTGTTGAAAACGACAAGTCTACGCTTAACGTTCAGCTAATGGGTTCAGGTACTATCTTGAACGAAGTGCGTAAAGCGGCACAAATTCTGTGTGAAGACTACAACGTATCGTCTGACGTGTACTCGGTAACCTCGTTCAACGAGCTAGCCCGTGAAGGTCAAGACGTAGCACGTTACAACATGCTTAACCCAGAAGCTGAGCAAAAAGTCCCTTACATTGGTCAGGTTATTACGAAAGATGCAGGCCCTGCAATTTCTGCCACTGACTATGTGAAGAACTACTCAGATCAAGTACGTGCGTTTATCGATACTGAATACCGCTGCCTAGGTACAGATGGTTTCGGTCGAAGCGATAGCCGCGAAAACTTGCGTACGCACTTTGAAGTTAATGCGTCATACATTGTGGTTGCATCACTTTACGAATTGGCTCAACGTGGTGACGTTGAGAAGAAAGTGGTAGCAGAAGCGATTAAGCGTTTTGATATTAACGCTGAAAAACTTAACCCACTTTACGCGTAG
- the ampE gene encoding beta-lactamase regulator AmpE, which yields MILMTLLLVLSLERVVSKDANWHIERYAAQYRAWLEKTQWLSDNTAPISLYAALLLPPVVLGLIEYWVLGAFFTFIEQSIVLFVCIGCPTLRAIYKRFLNAAERNDLQACSMYTDQLGHCASTAQSDGTAKGEGKSFGQHLTWLNYQHYAAVMLWFIGFGAPGALFYCLSRSATEALCNADHPLKDGAGRLMFALDFIPVRITAFGMLMMGHFSRALPEWIKFAIKFDVPAYDVLTQISAKAETLSPEEYAQQSENAAIEPKVLVKLAKRNVVFLLVVTASLTLVGSLA from the coding sequence ATGATTTTAATGACTTTGCTATTAGTATTGAGCCTAGAGCGTGTGGTGAGTAAAGACGCGAATTGGCATATCGAAAGGTATGCTGCTCAGTATCGAGCTTGGCTAGAGAAAACCCAGTGGCTGTCTGACAATACCGCGCCTATTTCTTTGTATGCCGCTTTGCTTCTACCGCCAGTGGTATTGGGGTTAATTGAATATTGGGTATTAGGAGCCTTCTTTACCTTTATAGAACAAAGTATCGTGCTTTTTGTTTGTATTGGCTGCCCTACGTTACGCGCTATTTATAAGCGCTTTTTAAATGCCGCAGAGCGCAACGACTTGCAAGCCTGTAGCATGTATACCGATCAGCTTGGTCACTGCGCTAGCACAGCGCAGAGCGATGGCACAGCAAAAGGTGAGGGGAAAAGTTTTGGCCAACATCTTACATGGTTGAATTATCAGCACTATGCGGCGGTTATGCTGTGGTTCATTGGTTTCGGCGCACCTGGCGCGTTATTTTACTGTTTAAGCCGAAGTGCTACCGAAGCCTTGTGTAACGCTGATCATCCATTAAAAGATGGCGCTGGACGGCTTATGTTTGCGTTAGATTTTATCCCAGTAAGAATTACCGCTTTTGGTATGTTAATGATGGGGCACTTTTCGCGAGCACTACCCGAGTGGATTAAGTTCGCCATTAAATTCGACGTACCCGCTTACGATGTTTTAACTCAGATTTCCGCAAAAGCAGAAACACTTTCGCCGGAAGAATATGCACAGCAGAGCGAAAATGCAGCAATTGAACCCAAGGTGTTAGTAAAATTAGCAAAACGTAATGTTGTTTTCTTGCTGGTGGTGACCGCTTCTTTGACACTCGTGGGTAGCCTCGCATAA